CCGGCAAGGGTCTGCGCCAGCGTGAAGTCCAGCGCCCCGCGCAGCGGCGCCCAGAACGCGTTGGTCTGATCATAGGACTGCGCATGCGCGCCGTGGAACGGTCGGGAAGGAGCGGAAGGATGGGTCATGCGGGCTGGCTCCATTTTTGTTATGATATCTCATACCCCTCCACAATCCTCCCCGCAAGGCCCAGCCCCCGTCCCGCCTTACCCTGCCGCGTGCATCCCCGGCGCGGTCTGCTACACAAGGCATGACGATCCCACCGGAGAGCCCAGATGAAAGCCGTCCTCTACGAATCCTTCCAAAACCCGCCGTCGCTTGCCACTGTCGACGATCCCACGCCAGAGCCGCATGGCGTGGTGGTGCAGGTCGGCGCCACCGGGGTCTGCCGCAGCGACTGGCATGGCTGGATGGGTCACGACCCGGATATCACACTGCCCCACGTGCCCGGCCACGAACTGGCCGGAACGGTCGTGGCGGTTGGCAAGGACGTGCGCAACTGGCGTGCGGGCGACCGTGTCACCGTGCCCTTCGTGGGCGGCTGCGGCGCCTGCCCCGAATGTCATGCCGGGCATCAGCAGGTCTGCGAGGCGCAATTCCAGCCCGGTTTCACGCACTGGGGGTCCTTCGCGCAATACGTGGGCCTGCATCAGGCCGACCTGAACCTCGTGGCGCTGCCCGAGGCGATGGACTTCGCCACCGCCGCCAGCCTCGGCTGCCGCTTCGCGACCTCGTTCCGCGCGGTGGTCGATCAGGCCCGCGTGCGCCCCGGAGAATGGGTCGCCGTTCACGGTTGCGGCGGCGTCGGCCTCTCGGCGGTGATGATCGCCAGCGCACTCGGCGCGCAGGTGATCGCCGTGGACATCGACCCGGCCAAGCTGGCGCTGGCCCGGGAACTGGGCGCCGTGGCCTGCATCGACGGTTCTGCCGGGTCGGTGCCGGAGGCGGTGATGCAGACCAGCGGCGGCGGCGCCCATGTCTCGCTGGATGCGCTGGGTCATCCCACGACGCTGGAGAACTCTGTCCTCAGCCTGAAACGCCGCGGGCGGCACGTGCAGGTGGGTCTGCTGCTGGCGGAACAGGCCCGTCCGGCGGTGCCGATGGACCGGGTGATCGGATGGGAGCTGGAACTTTACGGCAGCCACGGAATGCAGGCGCACCGCTACGGCGCGATGCTGGACATGGTGCGCAGCGGCCGGGTCTCGCCGGACCGGCTGGTGGGCCGCAGGATCGCGCTGGACGCGGCGCCAGAGGCGCTGATGGCCATGGACCGGTTCCAGGGCGTCGGCGCGACAGTGGTCACGCAGTTCTAGAGGCCCAAGCGTCCACACCTTGCCCAAGGCACAGCGCGCGTCGGGCAAGGTGCCGCACAAAGGCCACCCCGCCCGCGCCCCGATCAACAGCTGCGGGTCCTGCTATAGACGGGCGGGATCATGCCCGCCGTCACCGCCCGGAGCACGCACCCCATGCCCTTTCGCAACCTGCGCCACCTGCGCGTCTTTCTTGCGACCGCCGAGCTGCGCTCTCCGACTGCGGCGGCGGTGCAGTGCCGCCTGTCCCAGCCCGCCGTCACCCAGGCCCTTGCCAAGCTTGAACGCGGGACCGGCGGCGCTCTCTTCGAACGCACCCGGCACGGCTTCTTCCCGACGCCGCGCGGCGCCGTCCTGCGCGACCGGCTGGACCGTGCGATGCGCCGCCTCGACGCGGGGCTCGACGAGATTGCGCCCCGCCTCAAGGCCTCGGCCACCATGGCCCAGTTGCAGGCGCTGATCGCCGTAACCGAGGCGCAGAACACCACGCTGGCCGCGCGCGCTCTGGACCTCGCTCAGCCCACGGTGCACCGCGCCATCACCCAGCTGGAGCGCGCCGCCGGGCGCCCGCTGTTCGAGCGCAGCTCTTTCGGGCTTTTGCCGACACGCCCCTGCCGGGATCTCGCGCAGGCAGCCCGGCTCGCCTTTTCCGAGTTCCAGCAGGCCGAAGCCGACCTTGCCGAGCTGGATGGCCGCGAACAGGGCCGGATCACCATCGGCGCGCTGCCGCTCTCGCGTTCTGTCGTTCTGCCCGAGGCCCTGGCGCGGTTCCGCGAAGCCCGCCCCATGGCGCGCGTCACCGTCCTTGACGGCCCCTACGACGAGATGCTGGCCAGCCTGCGCCGCGGCAGCATCGACATCATCCTCGGCGCGCTGCGGGAACCGCTGCCCATTGCCGACGTGGTGCAGGAGCCGCTGTTCACCGATCACCTCGCGGTGATCGCCCGTCCCGGCCACCCTTTGTCGGGACAGCGCGATATTCCGCTGAAGGTGCTGTCCGCCTACCCCTGGTGCCTGCCCCGCTCCGGCACCCCCGCGCACACGCAGGTCGCGGCGCTTTTCGCCGCCGAGGGGCTGACCCTGCCCGAAAGCCTTGCCGAAAGCGGCTCTATCCTGCTGATGCGCGAATTGCTGAGGCGGGGCGACGGACTGGGCTGCATCTCTGCGCGACAGGCCGAGGCAGAGGTCCGCAACGGCCTTCTGCAACGGCTCGACATCCGCACCCGCTGGCCCGGACGGCGCATCGGCCTGACCGTCCGCGACGGCTGGGTGCCGACCCGCGCGCAGGCGGACCTGCTGCGCGAGATCCGCCACGCCGCCGCCGGGATCGACCGGCCATAGGCCCGGCGCAAGCCCCCGGGCAGCCGGCGCGAAGGCCCCCGGGATCGGGGCGGCGCCCGCCCCGGAATACCTGCATGCCCCGCCCCCTGACCCTGACCCTGACCCTGACCCTGACCCTGACCCTGACCCTGACCCTGACAGGGTATGGCCCGCCCGGCACCGACAAGGCCCGTACCCACGCGACGGGCGTCGGCACGAAGCCGCAACACACCGGTTTGTCGCTTGCCTTCCGACACGCCACTGCCGATGGTCGCCGGACAGGGTCGGCAGACCCCATATCCGCCCGGGGTTTGAAACCGGACCCGAACCCTCTAAGAGGTTTCCATCAGCGACCCGGTGAAGACACAGATGACTGCCCCCCTGCCCCAAGACACCGCCTCCTCTGCCCGGCGCACCCTGACGACAGAGGCCGAGGCCCTCGCCTACATGGCCGAGCACCTGCCGCCCGATCTGACCGGCGCCGTCGAGCGCATCCTTCTGTCCAAAGGCCGCGTCATCGTCTCGGGCATCGGCAAGTCCGGCCACATCGGGCGCAAGATCGCCGCCACCCTCGCCTCGACCGGAACGCCCTCGTATTTCGTACATGGTGCCGAGGCCAGCCATGGCGACATGGGCATGATCACCGGCGCGGACATCTGCCTGCTGATCTCGAACTCGGGCGAGACGGCCGAACTGCGCGACATCATCTACCACACGCGGCGCTTCGCGATCCCGATGATCGGGATTTCCTCGAACCCCGACAGCAGCCTGATGAAGGCCGCAGACTTTCGCCTGACCCTGCCGAAGATGCCCGAGGCCTGCCCGCTGGGCATGGCGCCCACCACCTCGACCACCCTGACGCTGGCGCTTGGCGACGCGCTGGCGGTGGCCCTGATGGAGGCGCGCGGCTTCCGGTCCGAGGACTTCGGCACCTACCACCCCGGCGGCAAGCTGGGCGCGCAGATGAAGACCGTGGCCGAGATGATGCACACCGGCGGTGCCATCCCGGTGCTCGAAGGCGACTGCACCATGGACGACGTGATCCTCGCCATGACCTCGAAGGGCTTCGGCATCGCCGCCCTGACAAAGGACGGCGTGTTGCAGGGCGTGATCACGGACGGCGATCTGCGGCGCAACCTGCCCGGCCTGATGGAGCGGCGCCCGATCGACGTGGCCAACCGCACGCCCGTCACCATCGCGCCCGACCAATACGCCCCGAAGGCGCTGGCTCTGGCCAACGCCCGCCAGGTGCAGGTGCTGCTTGTGGTGGACGACAACAAGCGCCCCGTGGGCGTGCTGCATCTGCACGACTTCCTGCGCGCAGGGGTTATGTGATGCGCTTGGGCCATCCCGACCGCGCCCTGCGCCGATATCCGGCCACGCGGGCGCAAGGACAGCCGCCGATGCGGCCGCTCCCCTTGACCACCATCGGCGCGCGCCAAGGCGCGGCCACACCTGTCCCCCGGAACGACGGAGCCCTGTGATGCGCACGATCCTCTTCATTCCCGCCCGCTACGCCTCGTCCCGCTACCCGGGCAAGCCGCTGGCCACGCTGCGCCAGAAGGACGGCACGACCAAGTCGCTGATCCAGATGACATGGGAAGCGGCGCAAGAGATCGCCGGCGTCGACGCCATCTACGTCGCCACCGACGACGACCGCATCGCCGAGGCCTCGCGCGCTTTCGGTGCCGAGGTCGTCATGACCTCGGACGCCTGCGAGAACGGCACCGCCCGCTGCGCCGATGCGCTCCGCGTACTGGGCGAGACGCCGGACCTCGTGGTGAACCTGCAGGGCGACGCACCCCTGACGCCGCCGTGGTTCGTCGAGGCGCTGATCGATCGCATGGCCAACGACCCGACCGTCGACGTCGCCACCCCGGTGCTGCGCTGCGATGCCCAGACCTACGAGAACTTCACCGAGGACCGTCGGCACGGCCGCGTCGGCGGCACCACCGCCGTCTTCGACCAGGACATGAAGGCGCTCTACTTCTCGAAAGAGGTGCTGCCCTTCATCGATCCCGACAAGCGTCCCGACCCGATCCCGGTCTTCCACCACGTCGGCGTCTATGCCTACCGCCCCGAGGCGCTGGCCTCTTACATCGCCACCCCCGTCACCACACTGGAAACGCTGGAAGGGCTGGAACAGCTGCGCTTCCTCGTGAACGGCACGCCGGTCGCCTGCGTCGAGGTCGAGGCCCGTGGCCGCCTGTTCTGGGAGCTCAACAATCCCGAGGACATTCCCCGCATCGAAGGCGCACTGGCGCGAGCCTGACCGCGCCCCATCAATCGTGCGGCCCCGGGACCGGATGGCACAGGCCGGAGGCCTCCTGCCCCTGCCAAGCCGGACCGGCGCCGGGCGGCACCCATGCCACCCCGGCCCCGCAGCCGGATTGACACGAAGAGATATTCTCCGGCGCCCCGGTGCCGCAAGGCCCCCAAAAGGAGCACGACCCGATGATCGAAACGAAAACCGTCACCGTCCGCGACGTAGCCATCGGCGGCATCGCGCCCGTCGCGCTGATCACCGGGCCCTGTCAGCTGGAAAGCCTCGACCACGCGCGGATGATGGCCGAGAAGATCGCCGAGGCCTGCGCGCCCACGGGCACGAAATTCATCTTCAAGGCCAGCTACGACAAGGCCAACCGCTCGTCGATCTCGACCAAACGCGGCCTTGGTATGGATGAGGGCCTGCGCATCCTCGACCAGATCAAGCAGGAATTCGAAGTGCCCGTCCTGACCGACGTCCACGACGCCCGCCAGTGCGCCCCGGCGGCTCAGGTCTGCGACGTGCTGCAGATCCCCGCCTTCCTTTGCCGCCAGACCGATCTGCTGCTGGCAGCGGGCGAGACCGGCGCCGCGATCAACGTCAAGAAGGGCCAGTTCCTCGCGCCGTGGGACATGGGCAATGTCGCCGAAAAGATCGCCTCGACCGGCAACGACCGCATCCTGCTTTGCGACCGGGGGACCTCGTTCGGCTACAACACGCTGGTCAGCGACTTCCGCGGCCTGCCCACCATGGCGCGCACCGGCTACCCGGTGGTCTTCGACGCGACCCACTCGGTGCAGCAGCCCGGCGGACAGGGCACCACCTCGGGCGGCCAGCGCGAATTTGCGCCGGTGCTGGCGCGGGCGGCGGTGGCCGTGGGCGTCTCGGCGCTGTTCATCGAGACCCATCAGGATCCGGACAACGCCCCCTCGGACGGCCCGAACATGATCCCAGTCCACCGGATGGAGGCCCTGATTGGCCAGCTTCGCGCGCTGGACGACCTGACCAAGGCGCAACCCGAGATCCCGCTCGACTGAAAGCCGGGCTGCGCTCTGCGTAGGCGCTGTACGACCGGAATTGCCGTCAGGCGCAACGCCCGCCGGCATGGCTGTCGATCATCACAGAAACGCGGCGACGAATTCTGCCGTGCCGCTACCGCACCCGGGCTGACCCGGGCGCGGTGCATGCCAGCGACGGTCCGCTTGCGCCCCCAGTGCTGGGCTTGCCCGGGTATTGGTCTGACCCGCCGCGCGGCCTTCCGTAGGGCCACACATCCTCCGCCGTTGGGGCAGGGCCAGCAAAGCCGCCCTCAGAGGTCGATCTCCCAGTGCTGTTCGACAACCGGCACGCCGAAGCTGACCCGAGGCTCCGCCTGCACCAACCGCCAGCCCGTCCGCCGGTACAGCGCCACCGCCGCCCGGTGGCTTTCATGCGTCCAGAGCACCATGCACCGATACCCGGCATCCCGCGCGAACTCCATGTTTGCTGCCAGTAGCCTGCGCCCAAGCCCCTGCCCCCGCATCCCGGGCTCCAGCAGGAAGAGCCGAAGCTTGGCCACGCCGGGCTCTGGCCCCTGCACGCAGAAGATGCTGCCCAGCCGCCTCTCGCCCGACCGCGCGATGAAGGCGCGC
This region of Ponticoccus alexandrii genomic DNA includes:
- a CDS encoding zinc-dependent alcohol dehydrogenase family protein — protein: MKAVLYESFQNPPSLATVDDPTPEPHGVVVQVGATGVCRSDWHGWMGHDPDITLPHVPGHELAGTVVAVGKDVRNWRAGDRVTVPFVGGCGACPECHAGHQQVCEAQFQPGFTHWGSFAQYVGLHQADLNLVALPEAMDFATAASLGCRFATSFRAVVDQARVRPGEWVAVHGCGGVGLSAVMIASALGAQVIAVDIDPAKLALARELGAVACIDGSAGSVPEAVMQTSGGGAHVSLDALGHPTTLENSVLSLKRRGRHVQVGLLLAEQARPAVPMDRVIGWELELYGSHGMQAHRYGAMLDMVRSGRVSPDRLVGRRIALDAAPEALMAMDRFQGVGATVVTQF
- a CDS encoding LysR family transcriptional regulator, with product MPFRNLRHLRVFLATAELRSPTAAAVQCRLSQPAVTQALAKLERGTGGALFERTRHGFFPTPRGAVLRDRLDRAMRRLDAGLDEIAPRLKASATMAQLQALIAVTEAQNTTLAARALDLAQPTVHRAITQLERAAGRPLFERSSFGLLPTRPCRDLAQAARLAFSEFQQAEADLAELDGREQGRITIGALPLSRSVVLPEALARFREARPMARVTVLDGPYDEMLASLRRGSIDIILGALREPLPIADVVQEPLFTDHLAVIARPGHPLSGQRDIPLKVLSAYPWCLPRSGTPAHTQVAALFAAEGLTLPESLAESGSILLMRELLRRGDGLGCISARQAEAEVRNGLLQRLDIRTRWPGRRIGLTVRDGWVPTRAQADLLREIRHAAAGIDRP
- a CDS encoding KpsF/GutQ family sugar-phosphate isomerase — encoded protein: MTAPLPQDTASSARRTLTTEAEALAYMAEHLPPDLTGAVERILLSKGRVIVSGIGKSGHIGRKIAATLASTGTPSYFVHGAEASHGDMGMITGADICLLISNSGETAELRDIIYHTRRFAIPMIGISSNPDSSLMKAADFRLTLPKMPEACPLGMAPTTSTTLTLALGDALAVALMEARGFRSEDFGTYHPGGKLGAQMKTVAEMMHTGGAIPVLEGDCTMDDVILAMTSKGFGIAALTKDGVLQGVITDGDLRRNLPGLMERRPIDVANRTPVTIAPDQYAPKALALANARQVQVLLVVDDNKRPVGVLHLHDFLRAGVM
- a CDS encoding 3-deoxy-manno-octulosonate cytidylyltransferase, which gives rise to MRTILFIPARYASSRYPGKPLATLRQKDGTTKSLIQMTWEAAQEIAGVDAIYVATDDDRIAEASRAFGAEVVMTSDACENGTARCADALRVLGETPDLVVNLQGDAPLTPPWFVEALIDRMANDPTVDVATPVLRCDAQTYENFTEDRRHGRVGGTTAVFDQDMKALYFSKEVLPFIDPDKRPDPIPVFHHVGVYAYRPEALASYIATPVTTLETLEGLEQLRFLVNGTPVACVEVEARGRLFWELNNPEDIPRIEGALARA
- the kdsA gene encoding 3-deoxy-8-phosphooctulonate synthase, whose product is MIETKTVTVRDVAIGGIAPVALITGPCQLESLDHARMMAEKIAEACAPTGTKFIFKASYDKANRSSISTKRGLGMDEGLRILDQIKQEFEVPVLTDVHDARQCAPAAQVCDVLQIPAFLCRQTDLLLAAGETGAAINVKKGQFLAPWDMGNVAEKIASTGNDRILLCDRGTSFGYNTLVSDFRGLPTMARTGYPVVFDATHSVQQPGGQGTTSGGQREFAPVLARAAVAVGVSALFIETHQDPDNAPSDGPNMIPVHRMEALIGQLRALDDLTKAQPEIPLD
- a CDS encoding GNAT family N-acetyltransferase, whose translation is MRIDLTDLRSGDVDWLVERHGTLYARDEGFDARFPALVRQVLEAFVAGHDPKRERAFIARSGERRLGSIFCVQGPEPGVAKLRLFLLEPGMRGQGLGRRLLAANMEFARDAGYRCMVLWTHESHRAAVALYRRTGWRLVQAEPRVSFGVPVVEQHWEIDL